The Biomphalaria glabrata chromosome 1, xgBioGlab47.1, whole genome shotgun sequence sequence TCATCTAGTGAATTTCAATATCTAGAATAGTGCCACTAGAAAATTTAAGAATTTTTAGCACttagatttattttgttgttgtaacTTATATTTTTCTATTACTAGAATGGGCATTCGCTACAAGCTTGCTGTAGGCCTGGACAAAGGTCATAAAGTCACAAAAATTGAAGGTGGAAGAAAGACAAGACCTACTCGTAGAAAGGGGGTGAGAAATTATATTAGTATGTCCCAAAGCAATCTAGCTCCAGACCATTGGAGTTTTTTATTTCAGCATTCATTTCTTAATATAAGCAAAATTGTTTTGATCTATTGGCTCAGGCCTgaacaaattataattatttatctaCATTATTTTCAATAGGAATAACAACTCTACTTGTTTATGTTATATGGGGTTTCGCTTAGTAAAAGGCGATTTCTAAACCTTTCTTTTATTGGAGTGTTAAAATCTTATTGCCGGAGATCTACGCCAGATTTATTTAGGGCAGCCACTGCTAGAAGAgcattcttattttatttaaaattactagacTCTAGCCCAGGTTTTAAGTAAAATGACAAAAATGAATTACAAAATGTCAATTAAATTTCACTtagtttataatgtttttggtTTGTGTAAACaacaaatctattttaaaataaatttgtatgtTCATTTTATATTCTAGAAAGCAACAAAGCATGCTAAATTTGTAAGAGACCTTGTTAGAGAAATTGCTGGATTTTCTCCATATGAAAGAAGATGCCAGGAGTTGCTGAAAATCTCCAAAGATAAAAGAGCACtcaagttttgtaaaaagagggttagttaaaatttatttcttttgtatttaaaattaaagcaTTTCATATGGCAACCAACAATCCCAACAAATGCCAACATATATCATactgctgtaaaaaaaaaatgttaaaaattattGGCATAGGCACTTTGATGATGAaaggtatttaaataattacattttagtTTAGTATTGTTACTTTGTTTCCTATCTAATTTGAATTCTATATAGGCTACCCTTTCGTGCCCCCTTCCTTCCACTCATTCTAGCTCTAATCTATAAGAATTTTTCAAACGAATAGGCTCATAGCCCTGTTGTATAATCCGCCATCCTGGAAAATAGaatagcttttttttgtaatctaaaGGTGTTAaacgtatttatttttttataaagttgtttaattatatattattataatatctatgatctaaattattttttttccaaatttttattttttaagaatttcTAATTTCAGTCAAACCGGAAATAGGAGCTATTAGGTTAAATCAGTACCACTTTAGTTGGTTAAGGGCTTATTATGATATAGCTGATTGAATAATTTCTATATTTATCTActagctatatatatattaaaattctattttaaGTTCTTAGTGTATGTACCATATTGTTACTTATTTTTATCCCTCTACTGAAATGGGATACTTTCTTCTAAAAAGCTCCTAAAATTAGTTTAGAAAACTTATCTGCTAATGGACATCTGTTTTGGACCTAATAAAATTTGTGTCTTTACCAGTAGTTGTGAAATGTATTGagatatttatattgttttctATTCTTAGTTGGGCACTCATGTGAGAGGcaaaaagaagagagaagaaatgCAAGTGATCTTACAGAGAATGAGGAAGGCTCAACAGCAGGCTGCTAAATAGTTTgtcaataaattatattaaaaaatattgctttgttattttgtttattaataatgtCTTGTGTTGTGAACTAAGTACCATGGTTCAAGTGTTAAGATTGACTTATAACAGAATTGacacaaattaaaaattttaatcaaataaggAATATAATTATAGTTCAACTTTCTGCTATAAGCAAGTATTTTTACAGAAATctcaatatattaataattgTTCATTAAAACTAGTCCATTGAAATTGatttttaatagtaaatagCTCCTGTCAAAACCATAC is a genomic window containing:
- the LOC106073263 gene encoding 60S ribosomal protein L36-like — its product is MGIRYKLAVGLDKGHKVTKIEGGRKTRPTRRKGKATKHAKFVRDLVREIAGFSPYERRCQELLKISKDKRALKFCKKRLGTHVRGKKKREEMQVILQRMRKAQQQAAK